A region from the Pelobates fuscus isolate aPelFus1 chromosome 1, aPelFus1.pri, whole genome shotgun sequence genome encodes:
- the LOC134573464 gene encoding olfactory receptor 56A4-like — protein sequence MDSSSLNQSSSFSYAEFLMLSFPGVSEYRQLLVLPFAFICTAGLICNVMIIYIVLVEKSLHSPMYVLIVLLLCVNIVCTTTVMPKMLFTLLGYTHISLAGCLVQMFSVYVTVTLKSVTLLLMALDRYIAICKPLLYHKIANKYFFIQLLVLGLLRNCIIAAVVVILASKVKYCKSNIILNFVCEYIVLLSLGCGDVTKLQIVGLTLRTVVTASDLGILLVSYIKVLHTAMKIAAGNARQKALHTCFTHLLVAVLIYTFGLSTSIMYKVEKFISHDAQNLYSAVYFLLPATVNPIIYGLRVKEIKNLIKKRWNINFINLVH from the coding sequence ATGGACTCATCCTCTCTAAATCAGAGTTCCTCCTTTTCCTATGCAGAGTTCCTCATGCTTAGCTTTCCTGGGGTCTCAGAATACAGGCAGCTCCTCGTTTTGCCCTTTGCTTTCATATGCACAGCTGGCCTGATCTGCAACGTGAtgattatttatattgttttggtaGAGAAAAGTCTCCACTCCCCGATGTATGTTCTCATTGTTCTTCTCCTCTGTGTAAATATTGTCTGTACGACGACCGTAATGCCCAAGATGTTATTTACCTTGCTAGGATATACCCACATTTCACTGGCTGGTTGTTTGGTTCAGATGTTCTCAGTTTATGTGACAGTCACACTTAAGTCTGTTACTCTTCTTTTAATGGCTTTAGACAGATACATAGCAATCTGCAAGCCACTGCTCTACCATAAAATTGCAAACAAGTATTTTTTCATTCAGCTTCTGGTGTTAGGCCTACTTCGAAACTGTATTATTGCGGCTGTTGTAGTTATTCTGGCCTCCAAAGTCAAGTATTGTAAGTCTAACATTATCCTGAACTTTGTTTGTGAATATATTGTCCTTCTCAGTCTCGGCTGTGGTGATGTGACCAAGCTTCAAATTGTTGGACTAACATTGAGGACTGTCGTCACCGCATCTGATCTCGGCATCCTCCTGGTATCTTACATCAAGGTCCTGCACACAGCCATGAAGATTGCTGCGGGAAACGCCCGCCAGAAAGCATTGCACACTTGTTTCACACACCTTCTAGTCGCAGTATTAATCTATACATTTGGCTTATCTACTTCTATTATGTATAAGGTGGAAAAGTTTATATCACATGATGCTCAGAATTTATACAGTGCAGTCTACTTTCTGCTGCCGGCCACAGTCAACCCTATTATCTATGGTCTACGAGTGAAGGAGATTAAAAACTTGATAAAGAAAAGGTGGAATATTAATTTCATAAACCTAGTGcactag